From the Oleiharenicola lentus genome, one window contains:
- a CDS encoding exopolysaccharide biosynthesis polyprenyl glycosylphosphotransferase: protein MNQGRSVTLTLLLLDAVVVFLVFNSVGWLYGVVRWEQPLVAALLLPLTMHVIAVYLVDGYNPRTDVLSLTYTSLHAIALLTVALLTLLLTYVFIPAGFPLQSSRFVLTVSSLLVIPLTLPYRRWFYLRRQSRRQQRSFLFLGTPESCVAFKEECRRNRMTQSVLYATYETIVHGLPPSEVSLPPMGDVTNYLEQHEGNLDAIILRESSIELPTPVADRLMQLHFSGVPTYTLELFHEIYWRKIPLYRLNQTWLFQEGFQIAREPVFERLKRISDITLASLGLLIALPLFPFVAAAIWLEDRGPVFFRQQRVGKNRVLFDILKLRTMRVHQEGALYTDEQDSRITAIGRFLRATRLDEVPQLWNVLTGDMSLIGPRAEWVKLVEDYEKKIPCYHFRHLVKPGITGWAQVNYPYGANLDDTLHKLEYDLYYIRYFSFVLDASIVLKTIHIMIFGKGR, encoded by the coding sequence ATGAACCAGGGCAGATCAGTCACCCTCACCCTGCTGCTGCTGGATGCCGTCGTGGTGTTTCTCGTCTTCAACTCCGTCGGCTGGCTCTACGGCGTCGTGCGCTGGGAACAGCCGCTGGTCGCGGCGCTGCTGCTGCCGCTCACGATGCACGTCATCGCCGTCTATCTCGTGGACGGATACAACCCGCGCACCGACGTGCTGTCGCTCACCTACACCAGCCTGCACGCCATCGCCCTGCTCACGGTGGCCCTGCTGACCCTGCTGCTGACCTACGTCTTCATTCCGGCCGGCTTCCCTCTGCAATCCAGCCGCTTCGTCCTGACAGTCTCCAGCCTGCTGGTCATCCCGCTCACCCTGCCCTACCGGCGCTGGTTCTACCTGCGGCGACAGTCACGCCGCCAGCAGCGCAGCTTCCTGTTTCTGGGCACACCGGAAAGCTGTGTCGCCTTCAAGGAGGAGTGCCGGCGCAATCGCATGACCCAGTCCGTGCTTTATGCGACCTACGAGACCATCGTGCACGGGTTGCCGCCTTCCGAAGTCTCCCTCCCGCCGATGGGCGACGTGACCAACTATCTCGAACAGCACGAGGGCAATCTCGACGCCATCATCCTGCGCGAGTCGAGCATCGAGCTGCCCACCCCGGTGGCCGACCGCCTCATGCAGCTGCATTTCTCGGGCGTGCCGACCTACACGCTCGAACTGTTCCACGAGATCTACTGGCGCAAGATCCCGCTCTACCGCCTCAACCAGACCTGGCTCTTCCAGGAAGGATTCCAGATCGCGCGCGAACCCGTCTTCGAGCGCCTGAAGCGCATCTCGGACATCACGCTCGCCTCCCTTGGCCTGCTGATCGCCCTGCCGCTTTTTCCATTCGTGGCCGCGGCGATCTGGCTGGAAGACCGGGGCCCCGTCTTCTTCCGCCAGCAACGCGTCGGCAAGAACCGCGTGCTGTTTGACATCCTGAAGCTGCGAACCATGCGCGTGCATCAGGAGGGCGCGCTTTACACCGACGAGCAGGACAGCCGCATCACCGCGATCGGGCGGTTCCTGCGCGCCACGCGCCTCGACGAGGTGCCGCAACTCTGGAACGTGCTCACCGGCGACATGAGCCTGATCGGACCGCGGGCGGAGTGGGTGAAACTCGTGGAGGACTACGAGAAAAAGATCCCCTGCTATCACTTCCGGCATCTGGTGAAGCCCGGCATCACGGGTTGGGCGCAGGTCAACTACCCCTACGGCGCCAATCTCGATGACACCCTGCACAAGCTCGAATACGATCTCTACTATATCCGCTATTTCTCCTTCGTGCTCGATGCCTCGATCGTCCTGAAGACGATTCACATCATGATCTTCGGCAAAGGCCGGTGA